A segment of the Pseudomonas versuta genome:
TATTCAGCAGCTTGTTGGTCGGTATTTTCCTGGAGCACTTCGGCACCCCGGGAGTTTTGGCGTTCATCGTCAGCAGCATGCTCATCGTGATGATCACCATCGGCGGTTTTGGCCCGCGCACCCGCAACCTGGCGCTGGAGAACATTGCCCATCGCTAAGAGCCATAGGGCTTGGGCAGCGAGTACGCAGCAATCGAGGGAGTGATTGGGCTTTAGTGCAACTGCAAGGTCGAATTGAACTGGCTGATGGCATCAACCACATGCCTGGAGCCCTGCTGGATCTCCAGAATCGCTTCGCCAGCCTCGTTCGCCAGCGAAACCCCCAGCCCAGTCCGGCTCAGGCTCGACTGCATGCTGTTCACCGCGCTCAGTGACAAATCATGGTTCTTGCGTACCACCTCGACAATTTCCACCGTTGCCGCGCTGGTACGTGCCGCCAGGCTTCTGACCTCATCGGCCACCACTGCAAAGCCCCGTCCGTGCTCGCCAGCCCTGGCCGCTTCAATCGCAGCATTGAGTGCCAATAGATTGGTCTGGTCGGCAATACCGCGAATGGTCTGCACGATTTTGCCAATGATGTCGGACTGCTTGCTCACGGCATCAATGCTTTGCGCGGCTTCATTGAGATCTTTGGAGATGGCTTCGATGATCTGTACGGTTTGCTGAACCACCTGCGAGCCCTTCTGTGCACAGGCGTCGTTTTGTACCGAGGTGCTGTGGGCCGATTCAGCGGCGGTTTGCAGGCTGATCACTTGAGCGGTGATGTCGCTGGCGAACTTCACCACTTTATACAGTCGACCCTTGGCATCAAAAATCGGGTTGTAGGACGCCTCCAGGAAAACCGTATGACCGTATTTATCAACCCGTTCAAAGCGCCTGGAATGATATTCGCCACGGTTCAGAGAGGCCCAAAATGCTTTATACCCGGCTGACTCACTCTCACTGCGCAGGCAAAACATGCTGTGATGCTGGCCTACAATCTCAGCCAATGAGTAATGCATGGTGTCGAGAAAGTTCTGGTTGGCGCTCATGACATGACCGTCGGGAGAGAATTCAACCATCGCCATGGCGCGGCTCAACGCATTCACAATACTTTGGTTTTCATGCTCTTTATTGATTCGTTCGGTAATGTCGCAAGCCACTTTCAATACCCGGACAACTTCACGATTCTGGCCTGTAATCGGCATATAACTGGCTTCGAGCCAAATCTCGCGACCGGCTTTATCAAGCCGCAAGAAAGTGCCACTCACGGGTACACCGCTCGCAAGTCCGCTCCAGAACTGCGCGTACTCTTGACCCCGCAGATAGTCCGGCTCACAAAAAAGTCGGTGATGTTTTCCGCGAATCTCGTCGGCTGAGTAGCCCATGACGCGACAGAAGTTTTCGTTGGCATCCAGAATGACACCTTCGGGCGTGAACTCGATCATTGCCATGGAGCGATCAACGGCCATCAATTTGGCCTTGATATCATCCAGAGAACCGCTAAGGCGCTGGTTCTCGAGCAGATCGGCTTTGCGGTGCAAATTGAACATGGCGAAATCCCGAAAGATGCTTTCTATTGATAATTCAAACGCGTCAAGACACAACAATGACTGTGTCTGTAGCCCTTAATATAGAGTCGTTCGCACTTCGGGGATGTTAGATAGAGTTGCTCGGCCCCAAGACCTGAAGCATAGCCAACCAAATAAAGCGTGCAAGCAAATCGCCACCAGCCTGCGACAAAGCGCTCACGGGTGAAAAATGATCCAATTGGACGATGCGGGAATTTAAAACAGAAGGAGCCCGGTCTACGGGCCCCTGTCAATCACTCAGTGGCCAAACAATCCGACTTCGGATTTTTTGGTTTTCTTGTCTGCGCGTTTCTCATCGGCTGTTTTAGCCGGTTTCTTCTTCGCGGCTTTCTTTGAATCCATACCTTTGGCCATTTTAAGCGCTCAACTGTTCAGGGGTGTGGCCACAGGTATAACACCGATCCATGGCTAACTAATATTTAAAATCCTTTATTCAGAAAACCACGACAAATAAAGCCTTTTAATTGCCAATAAGCGGCAACAGCCAAGGTTTAATAAGTAAGCCCTCAATTGTTTATACTGGCGCCCCCTGTTCAAGCCTGTGGACTTATGACTGCCATTACTTATTCTTTGCTCGAAGCGCCGCTGTGGCCTTTGATGAACAAGTTTTACCGCGCTCACCAATCGTCGATGAAAGCGAGCAAGGACGCTCAATTGTGGGTAGCCCGCCAGGAACAGATCATCGCCGGGTTATGCCTTCGGCCTATGGCCAGTGGCTACTG
Coding sequences within it:
- a CDS encoding methyl-accepting chemotaxis protein; this translates as MVKFASDITAQVISLQTAAESAHSTSVQNDACAQKGSQVVQQTVQIIEAISKDLNEAAQSIDAVSKQSDIIGKIVQTIRGIADQTNLLALNAAIEAARAGEHGRGFAVVADEVRSLAARTSAATVEIVEVVRKNHDLSLSAVNSMQSSLSRTGLGVSLANEAGEAILEIQQGSRHVVDAISQFNSTLQLH